One genomic segment of [Phormidium] sp. ETS-05 includes these proteins:
- a CDS encoding Uma2 family endonuclease: MLTAESTTTNLPSLRLWTVAEYHRMAELGIFAPDERLELINGQIIRKMSPQGTPHATGITLTRLLLEAKLGQKALVRTQLPVILSNKSEPEPDIAVVKNDVLLYLQHHPQPDEIYLLVEVADTTLKTDCSLKANEYAQAAIADYWVVDVNNRQLYVFRQPTANGYQNQQVLDPETMVSPLAFPDITIQVGELLPPVIPG; the protein is encoded by the coding sequence ATGCTAACCGCTGAATCAACCACCACAAATCTCCCAAGTCTCCGCCTCTGGACCGTTGCCGAATATCACCGTATGGCAGAATTAGGAATTTTCGCTCCTGATGAACGGTTAGAATTAATCAACGGCCAAATCATTAGAAAGATGAGTCCCCAAGGAACCCCTCACGCCACTGGTATTACTCTCACCCGGTTGCTTCTGGAAGCGAAATTAGGCCAAAAAGCTCTGGTGAGAACCCAACTACCGGTTATCTTGAGCAATAAATCCGAACCGGAACCGGATATCGCCGTGGTTAAAAATGATGTGCTGCTTTATCTCCAGCATCATCCCCAACCTGATGAAATTTATCTCCTGGTGGAAGTGGCGGATACTACGCTCAAAACTGATTGTAGCCTCAAAGCGAATGAATACGCTCAAGCCGCTATTGCTGATTATTGGGTGGTGGATGTGAATAACCGCCAACTCTACGTTTTTCGCCAACCCACAGCTAATGGCTACCAAAACCAGCAAGTCCTAGACCCTGAGACAATGGTTTCTCCCCTCGCCTTCCCCGATATCACGATTCAGGTGGGGGAGCTTTTACCGCCAGTGATACCGGGATAA
- a CDS encoding rhodanese-like domain-containing protein — protein MKKLAKFCLTLCLGLIFYWLPVGNLTHNSVAIAANTPEITAAEVSAKEDNLITEITTFLHAIPKGYYTVMQVAGLKNLMNRDDSLLIDVREPGEYAAGHIPHAINIPLRTLTENLTQIPQNRPVVLYCSSGYRTAMGVMALQMLGYDNVRGFPPSIQGWQAAGEALEN, from the coding sequence ATGAAAAAACTAGCCAAATTCTGCCTAACCCTCTGCCTCGGTCTGATTTTTTACTGGTTACCGGTAGGCAATTTAACGCACAACTCAGTAGCGATCGCCGCTAACACACCTGAGATAACTGCTGCTGAAGTCTCCGCCAAAGAAGACAATTTAATTACCGAAATTACCACTTTTCTTCATGCCATCCCCAAGGGATACTATACCGTGATGCAGGTAGCAGGGTTAAAAAACCTGATGAACCGCGATGATTCCCTGCTCATTGATGTGCGTGAGCCAGGGGAATATGCCGCCGGTCACATTCCCCATGCCATCAATATCCCCCTGCGCACCTTGACTGAAAATTTAACGCAAATCCCCCAAAATCGCCCGGTAGTTTTGTATTGCTCCAGTGGCTATCGCACGGCAATGGGAGTTATGGCACTGCAAATGCTAGGTTATGATAACGTGCGCGGGTTTCCCCCCAGTATTCAAGGGTGGCAAGCCGCCGGGGAAGCTCTAGAAAATTAA
- a CDS encoding iron-sulfur cluster assembly accessory protein has protein sequence MIQATQSQQRGVMMTESALKQVILLRQQQGKDLCLRVGVRQGGCSGMSYTMDFEDPSLITAADEVFDYDGFKVVCDRKSLLYLYGLVLDYSNAMIGGGFQFTNPNANQTCGCGKSFSA, from the coding sequence ATGATACAAGCAACTCAATCCCAACAGCGTGGGGTGATGATGACTGAATCTGCTCTGAAGCAGGTGATATTACTGCGGCAGCAACAGGGCAAGGACCTCTGCCTGCGGGTGGGTGTGCGTCAGGGGGGCTGCTCCGGGATGTCTTACACGATGGATTTTGAAGACCCCAGCCTGATTACTGCTGCTGATGAGGTGTTTGATTACGATGGCTTTAAGGTGGTTTGCGATCGCAAGAGCCTCCTTTACCTCTATGGTTTGGTTCTCGACTACAGTAACGCGATGATTGGCGGCGGCTTCCAGTTCACCAATCCCAACGCTAACCAAACTTGCGGCTGCGGTAAGTCTTTTTCCGCCTAA
- a CDS encoding NAD(P)/FAD-dependent oxidoreductase encodes MAHIVVIGSGIGGLPTAYELRHLLPSYHRITVVTDSPKFTFIPSLPWVAMGLTPLSQIQLNVKPPLARLGIELVIGQVGAIDPEKQKITVGNSRINYDLVVIATGAELALDAVPGLGPEAGYTQSVCNPHHAEIAHQAWEQFLQNPGQIVVGAVPGASCFGPMYEFALLADFVLRRRGLRDQVKITLVTPEPYGGHLGIGGMANAPELIHQLLANREINAIENAAIDQITHHSIHLASGETLPFNYAMLLPPFRGPSFVRKAGLGDANGFLPVLPTCQHPDFTSIYAVGVVVQLNPTCTTSIPIGVPKTGQMTEAMGMAVAHNIAHQLGEISAPVVTPTLEAICLADFGDSGIAFIAAPVLPDESGNRRKAVALSGRWVSWSKIAFEKFFLAKMRWGLSVPWFERWGLKALGLSLVEPISQPLSPVVVPRTSPPVVK; translated from the coding sequence ATGGCGCATATTGTGGTAATTGGCAGTGGGATTGGCGGACTGCCCACGGCTTATGAACTTCGGCACTTGCTGCCTAGTTACCATCGCATCACGGTGGTAACTGATTCCCCTAAATTTACTTTTATTCCTTCCCTGCCTTGGGTGGCGATGGGGTTAACTCCTTTATCACAAATTCAGCTCAATGTCAAGCCCCCACTCGCCCGCTTGGGAATTGAATTAGTCATCGGACAAGTGGGGGCGATCGACCCAGAAAAGCAAAAAATAACTGTGGGGAATAGCAGAATTAACTATGACTTGGTGGTGATTGCTACCGGTGCGGAATTAGCTTTAGATGCTGTACCGGGACTAGGACCAGAAGCGGGTTACACGCAATCAGTTTGCAACCCCCATCATGCCGAAATCGCCCATCAAGCCTGGGAGCAATTTCTGCAAAATCCCGGCCAGATCGTCGTGGGTGCAGTTCCGGGAGCGAGTTGTTTCGGTCCGATGTATGAATTTGCCCTCTTAGCAGATTTTGTGTTGCGCAGGCGGGGTTTGCGAGACCAAGTAAAAATTACTCTGGTGACACCAGAACCTTACGGGGGTCATTTGGGAATTGGTGGGATGGCGAATGCACCGGAGTTAATCCATCAATTGCTGGCAAATCGGGAAATCAACGCTATAGAAAATGCCGCGATCGACCAGATTACTCACCACAGCATCCACCTAGCATCCGGTGAAACCCTGCCCTTTAATTATGCCATGTTACTGCCACCCTTCCGGGGGCCATCTTTCGTCAGAAAAGCCGGTTTAGGTGACGCTAACGGCTTCTTACCTGTGCTGCCAACTTGCCAACACCCAGATTTTACCTCAATTTATGCTGTCGGTGTGGTAGTGCAATTGAATCCAACTTGTACCACTTCTATACCCATAGGAGTCCCCAAAACTGGCCAGATGACAGAGGCAATGGGAATGGCAGTTGCCCACAATATCGCCCACCAGTTGGGGGAGATTTCTGCCCCGGTTGTTACCCCCACTTTAGAAGCCATTTGTTTAGCCGATTTTGGTGACTCAGGAATTGCCTTTATCGCCGCTCCCGTCCTTCCCGACGAGAGCGGAAATCGCAGAAAAGCGGTGGCTCTATCTGGTCGCTGGGTGAGCTGGAGCAAAATCGCTTTCGAGAAGTTTTTCCTAGCCAAAATGCGCTGGGGTTTATCCGTACCTTGGTTTGAACGTTGGGGTTTAAAGGCTCTGGGTTTATCCCTAGTAGAGCCGATTTCTCAGCCTCTGTCTCCAGTGGTTGTCCCTAGGACTTCACCACCGGTGGTGAAATGA
- a CDS encoding DUF6930 domain-containing protein, which produces MAALNRTTQHRLQKLPLIPSVWEGDRRPIEHTSPVEPSIGDSSAKSPTHCIIWVDGSQGIIRAIESVDPSAGPHAIVRTLLRAMEAPQSPAKPGRPQKIIVKDRELQFFLRGALQELDITIEYVKNLPLIDQIFQELQQATHNQPPHLPPQLAPALEKIAQQIWQDAPWDILQDHHVIAIHITPQNGEEPSSLYAVVMGKLGLDHGILLYRTLESIKQFRASVLENISPVEMEEAFLSQDCLFLTFAEETEEFALSRLDRARLIPHKLGPAPAPTFGTLHPLEGLRGYLYEEEAINALVALEALHRFFTAHRRQIKQWAEGYHVSSATTQAISATIPLELPPKSPESKQFTAEVSTLPALAIELANMEIDLDEDDSSDPKALLDDLVPTNSFLSIGAIPWHTVELLRTVRPNHQEANVTTAGDGLPIVIIQTTRPKAKAMIEQLQQAGGIKGICFNLGEDPLKGSEYDLGIIQTEDGNLHLFGEFSFRDPIHQAARLKWDERGRHTKGYCGLIIAMGLTGKSRGNPQIKDMLALFETRALSSQDLNLGILQRIPMPF; this is translated from the coding sequence ATGGCCGCACTAAACCGCACCACCCAACACCGACTGCAAAAACTCCCTCTAATCCCCAGCGTGTGGGAGGGAGACCGTCGCCCCATAGAACACACAAGCCCGGTGGAACCATCCATCGGAGATTCAAGCGCCAAATCGCCCACCCATTGCATCATCTGGGTGGATGGCTCCCAAGGAATCATCAGGGCGATCGAGTCCGTTGACCCCAGCGCCGGACCCCATGCCATAGTCCGCACCCTACTGCGAGCAATGGAAGCACCCCAGAGCCCAGCCAAACCAGGACGCCCCCAAAAAATCATCGTCAAAGACCGCGAACTGCAATTTTTCCTCCGGGGCGCCCTCCAAGAACTCGACATCACGATCGAATACGTTAAAAACCTCCCCCTAATTGACCAAATCTTCCAAGAACTCCAACAAGCCACCCACAACCAACCCCCTCATTTACCACCCCAACTGGCTCCAGCCCTAGAAAAAATCGCCCAACAAATTTGGCAGGATGCCCCCTGGGACATCCTCCAAGACCACCACGTTATCGCCATCCACATCACCCCCCAAAACGGCGAAGAACCCAGCAGCCTCTACGCCGTAGTCATGGGCAAGCTCGGGCTAGACCACGGCATCCTCCTCTATCGCACCCTAGAATCCATCAAACAATTTCGCGCCTCCGTCCTGGAAAACATCTCCCCCGTGGAAATGGAAGAAGCATTCCTCTCCCAAGACTGCCTATTTCTCACCTTCGCCGAAGAAACAGAGGAATTCGCCCTATCAAGACTCGATCGCGCCAGACTCATCCCCCATAAGTTGGGGCCCGCACCCGCCCCCACCTTTGGCACCCTCCATCCCCTAGAAGGACTGCGCGGTTATCTCTATGAAGAAGAAGCCATCAACGCCTTAGTCGCCCTAGAGGCCCTGCATCGCTTCTTCACAGCCCACCGCCGCCAAATCAAACAATGGGCAGAAGGCTACCACGTCAGTAGCGCCACCACGCAGGCGATTAGTGCCACCATTCCCCTAGAATTGCCGCCCAAATCCCCAGAGTCAAAGCAATTCACCGCCGAAGTTTCCACCCTCCCAGCCCTGGCGATCGAATTAGCCAATATGGAAATAGACCTAGACGAAGACGATTCGTCAGACCCCAAAGCGCTCCTCGATGACCTAGTGCCAACTAACTCATTCCTCAGCATCGGAGCCATCCCCTGGCATACCGTAGAACTGCTGCGCACCGTCAGACCAAACCACCAAGAAGCGAATGTCACCACCGCCGGGGACGGGCTGCCGATCGTCATCATCCAAACCACCCGCCCCAAAGCTAAAGCCATGATTGAGCAACTCCAACAAGCGGGAGGAATCAAAGGGATTTGCTTCAACCTCGGAGAGGACCCCCTAAAAGGCAGTGAGTACGACCTTGGCATCATCCAAACCGAAGATGGCAACCTCCACCTATTTGGCGAATTTTCCTTCCGCGACCCCATTCACCAAGCCGCTCGCTTGAAATGGGACGAAAGGGGCCGCCACACCAAAGGCTACTGCGGCTTAATCATTGCTATGGGACTTACCGGAAAATCTCGAGGCAATCCCCAAATCAAAGATATGCTCGCCTTATTTGAAACCCGAGCCCTTTCCAGCCAAGACCTAAACCTCGGCATCCTTCAACGCATCCCCATGCCTTTTTAG
- a CDS encoding zinc-dependent metalloprotease, translated as MTKAMRFRAWCLLILLFFLPLAYGLLPLSVSAQDPDSLPQLKPFEEIVKNTKKLDGLFTTYHQEKEGKIFLEIQPEQLDKNFLCITTLASGIGQSTLLRGMPLIDHLFYFQRVQDRLQFAVRNTNFRDNPGSPTNRSLATSFSDSVLYSLPIKSIHPTKHSLLVDLGDLLLAPLDFTGITPILPWILGASYTREMEKSYFLSAKAFPHNTEIETVYGFTATNTPTADLSVLPDSRAFNLRVRYSFSDLPTGNGYRPRLADPRIGYFITAYRDFSSSTEDFQRYINRWHIEKQNPAAPLSPPKQPITFWIENTVPIEYRDTIREGILLWNKAFEAAGFTNAIEAKQMPDNADWDPEDVRYNTIRWSHTYDTWFLGIGPSRVNPLTGQILDADIILDANLISIIKGEYRTLLQTNPTPALEGGWGDPRLSASRWLRQRGGRLGGPLVQKSLVRDHLEAARQPAIGALAASLLHNLLPNSEQMEEYVRQYLRFIVAHEVGHVLGLRHNFHGSTMLTLEELNDRSITQKVGLTASVMDYLPVNLAPPGVKQGDYFSGVIGDYDKWAIEYGYKPLNALTPEGEKQQLAEIAKASSAPELAYAPDEDSFDFLNPGANVFDLSSDILGYSQAQMENAREMWRRLDKRYPLAGESYEDMREKFNMVFSYYIRQVMNTTMFVAGQSFSRNHADSVNPRLPFEAISGVEQRRALALLQEYVFQQDAFEFPPELLNKLAPDRWYHWGTSPQLVPLDYPIGDRILWLHSTVLRTLLSPLRLNRLRDAQLKANSSDILTLAELFDTLQNGIWKSSTP; from the coding sequence ATGACCAAAGCGATGCGATTTCGGGCTTGGTGCCTCCTCATATTGCTGTTTTTCTTGCCTCTGGCCTATGGCCTGCTGCCCTTATCCGTGTCAGCGCAAGACCCAGACAGCCTACCGCAATTAAAACCCTTTGAAGAAATCGTCAAAAATACCAAAAAACTTGACGGTTTGTTTACCACCTACCACCAAGAAAAAGAAGGAAAAATCTTTCTTGAAATCCAACCAGAACAACTAGATAAAAACTTCCTCTGTATCACAACCCTAGCCTCCGGTATCGGTCAAAGCACCTTACTGCGGGGAATGCCCCTAATTGACCATCTCTTTTACTTCCAGCGAGTACAAGACCGGTTGCAGTTTGCCGTCAGAAACACCAACTTTCGGGACAATCCGGGCTCGCCCACAAATCGCTCGCTCGCTACCTCCTTTAGCGACTCCGTGCTATACAGCCTCCCCATCAAAAGCATCCATCCCACCAAGCACAGCCTCTTAGTTGACCTAGGCGATCTACTCCTAGCTCCTCTTGACTTTACCGGAATCACACCCATACTGCCTTGGATTTTGGGAGCAAGCTACACCCGAGAGATGGAAAAATCCTACTTCTTGTCAGCCAAAGCCTTTCCCCACAACACAGAAATAGAAACAGTTTATGGCTTCACCGCCACAAACACCCCCACCGCCGACCTCAGCGTCCTCCCCGACAGCCGCGCCTTCAACCTCCGGGTGCGCTACAGCTTCTCAGACCTACCCACAGGTAACGGTTATCGTCCCCGGTTGGCAGACCCCCGCATCGGCTACTTTATCACCGCCTACCGGGATTTCTCCTCCTCAACAGAAGATTTCCAACGCTACATCAACCGCTGGCATATAGAAAAGCAAAACCCCGCCGCACCTTTGTCACCACCAAAACAGCCAATTACATTTTGGATAGAAAACACCGTCCCTATAGAATACCGCGACACCATCCGCGAGGGAATCTTGTTGTGGAATAAAGCCTTTGAGGCAGCCGGATTTACCAACGCGATCGAAGCCAAGCAAATGCCGGACAATGCCGACTGGGACCCGGAAGACGTGCGCTACAACACCATCCGCTGGAGCCATACTTACGATACTTGGTTCCTAGGCATCGGTCCATCCCGAGTTAACCCCCTCACCGGACAAATACTCGACGCGGATATCATCCTTGATGCCAATCTCATCAGCATCATTAAAGGCGAATATCGCACCTTATTACAAACCAATCCCACCCCCGCTCTTGAGGGGGGATGGGGAGACCCCCGCCTAAGCGCTTCGCGCTGGCTTCGCCAACGCGGGGGCAGGCTAGGGGGTCCCCTGGTCCAGAAGTCCCTCGTGAGAGATCATCTAGAGGCAGCGAGACAACCAGCCATAGGGGCACTGGCGGCGTCTCTGCTCCATAACCTATTACCCAATAGCGAGCAAATGGAAGAGTATGTCCGCCAGTACCTACGGTTTATCGTGGCTCACGAGGTGGGTCATGTGCTGGGACTGCGGCACAATTTCCACGGCAGCACGATGCTAACCCTCGAGGAGCTAAACGATCGCTCAATCACCCAAAAAGTGGGTTTGACCGCTTCGGTTATGGATTATTTACCAGTGAATCTGGCGCCACCGGGAGTGAAACAGGGGGATTACTTCTCTGGGGTGATCGGCGATTACGATAAATGGGCGATCGAATATGGTTACAAACCCTTAAATGCTCTCACCCCAGAAGGGGAAAAGCAGCAGCTAGCAGAAATCGCCAAAGCCTCATCAGCCCCAGAACTAGCTTACGCTCCCGACGAAGACTCCTTCGATTTTCTCAACCCAGGAGCCAATGTCTTTGACCTGAGCAGCGACATCTTGGGATATTCCCAGGCACAGATGGAAAATGCCCGAGAAATGTGGCGACGCCTGGACAAACGCTATCCCCTGGCGGGAGAAAGCTACGAAGATATGCGAGAAAAATTCAATATGGTATTTTCTTACTACATCCGCCAAGTGATGAACACCACCATGTTTGTGGCGGGTCAATCCTTCAGCCGCAACCACGCCGACAGCGTTAATCCCAGACTACCGTTTGAGGCGATTTCTGGGGTGGAGCAGCGGCGAGCTTTAGCACTACTCCAGGAGTATGTGTTTCAACAGGATGCTTTCGAGTTTCCCCCAGAATTGCTCAATAAGCTGGCGCCAGACCGGTGGTATCACTGGGGTACATCGCCACAGCTAGTCCCGCTGGACTATCCTATAGGCGATCGAATACTCTGGCTCCATAGCACCGTACTGCGCACCCTCCTATCACCCCTGCGTCTCAACCGCCTCCGAGATGCGCAGCTCAAAGCCAACTCCTCAGACATTCTCACCCTAGCCGAACTATTCGACACCCTGCAAAACGGCATCTGGAAGTCATCGACCCCATAG
- a CDS encoding MBOAT family protein has translation MNFISIVYGLFLLSLTAIYWALSKQRQRLGLLLFASLIFYASLQIEYIPLFFLSTVINFWLGIAIAKNRVYISKIVEENQVFISPQSFWKNWNWRGWLWLWAGITFNTLMLLSFKYVPFCLEIVSNFIELPILKGISLWYRENVLTPLGISFFSFECIAYLVDVYRGAQPSQQFLKFATYKFFFPKLISGPVTRYHHFVSRLKTLHFPAWHQIVEGLWLIACGAIQKGIFADHTGNFVNLCFENLQRAGSGDIWLATFGYGLQLYLDFSGYVHIASGSALLLGFQLPPNFDYPYFTTSIADFWRRWHITLGDWLRNYLYFPLGGGRHGLFRTCLNLLLVMLVAGVWHGAAWGFIVWGGLHGLALVVHRVTEAISERFTVLKSWWESVPGTLMAWLLVQLTVFLLWIPFRLPNLRDALWAIGHLWGHPPDPQFAEKVYAQALGIPREDVALLLLLLALGIFAAYGVERLLKLRLNWPLKLLLVPSCFFAVLLFAPESRPPYIYFDF, from the coding sequence ATGAATTTTATTTCAATTGTATATGGTTTATTTTTGTTAAGTCTAACCGCAATTTACTGGGCACTGTCAAAACAGCGCCAGCGGCTGGGGCTGCTTTTATTTGCCAGTTTGATTTTTTACGCCTCCCTGCAAATTGAATATATACCCCTATTTTTTCTGAGTACAGTTATTAACTTTTGGCTAGGTATTGCCATCGCCAAAAATCGCGTTTATATCAGCAAAATTGTTGAGGAAAATCAAGTTTTTATCTCACCCCAAAGTTTTTGGAAAAATTGGAATTGGCGAGGATGGCTGTGGTTGTGGGCAGGAATTACCTTTAATACTTTAATGCTATTGAGCTTTAAATACGTGCCCTTTTGTCTGGAAATTGTCAGCAATTTTATAGAGTTACCGATTTTAAAAGGAATTAGCCTTTGGTACAGAGAAAATGTGTTGACGCCATTGGGAATTAGTTTTTTCAGCTTCGAGTGTATTGCCTATCTAGTCGATGTATATCGGGGGGCGCAACCCAGCCAGCAATTTCTCAAATTTGCCACCTACAAATTCTTTTTTCCTAAACTGATTTCCGGGCCAGTTACGCGCTATCACCACTTCGTTTCTAGGCTGAAAACCCTGCATTTCCCAGCTTGGCACCAAATTGTTGAAGGTTTGTGGTTAATTGCCTGTGGCGCCATTCAAAAAGGTATTTTTGCCGACCATACCGGGAACTTCGTTAACCTCTGTTTTGAGAATTTGCAGCGAGCTGGCAGCGGCGATATCTGGCTGGCTACTTTTGGTTATGGCCTACAGCTATATTTGGATTTTAGCGGTTACGTGCATATCGCCTCGGGTAGTGCCCTGTTGCTGGGTTTTCAGTTGCCGCCGAACTTTGACTATCCCTATTTCACCACCAGTATTGCTGACTTCTGGCGGCGGTGGCATATCACCTTGGGAGATTGGCTGCGGAATTATCTATATTTTCCTTTGGGCGGCGGGCGTCACGGTTTGTTCCGCACCTGCTTGAATTTGCTCTTGGTGATGCTGGTGGCGGGAGTCTGGCATGGTGCGGCTTGGGGTTTTATTGTTTGGGGGGGCTTACATGGTTTGGCGCTGGTGGTTCACCGCGTTACCGAGGCGATTTCAGAGCGCTTCACGGTGCTGAAAAGCTGGTGGGAAAGCGTCCCAGGCACTTTGATGGCTTGGCTGTTGGTTCAATTGACAGTATTTTTGCTTTGGATCCCCTTCCGCTTGCCGAATCTCCGGGATGCGCTGTGGGCGATCGGCCACTTGTGGGGGCATCCACCGGATCCGCAGTTTGCCGAGAAGGTGTATGCCCAGGCTCTGGGGATACCAAGAGAGGATGTGGCTTTGCTGTTGTTGCTGTTAGCTCTGGGGATATTTGCTGCCTATGGGGTGGAGCGTTTGTTGAAATTGCGCTTAAACTGGCCGTTGAAATTGTTGTTGGTGCCTAGTTGCTTTTTTGCGGTGTTGTTGTTTGCGCCGGAGTCCAGACCCCCTTATATTTATTTTGATTTTTAA
- the psbA gene encoding photosystem II q(b) protein, with protein sequence MTTSVARPTEDNLWERFCSWITSTNNRLYIGWFGVLMIPVVLTGATVFILAFIAAPPVDLDGIREPVSGSLLYGNNIITATVVPTSAAIGLHFYPLWEAASLDEWLYNGGPYELIVLHFLIGIYAYLGREWELSYRLGMRPWIAVAFSAPVAAATAVLLIYPIGQGSFSDGLMLGISGTFNFMIVFQAEHNILMHPFHQIGVAGVFGGALFAAMHGSLVTSSLVRETNENESTNSGYKFGQEEETYNIVAAHGYFGRLIFQYASFNNSRSLHFFLAAWPVVGIWFASLGVSTMAFNLNGFNFNQSISDSQGRPINTWADVINRANLGIEVIHERNAHNFPLDLAAQQIQPVALTAPAIHG encoded by the coding sequence ATGACTACCTCTGTCGCAAGACCTACGGAGGATAACCTCTGGGAGCGTTTCTGTAGCTGGATTACCAGCACGAACAACCGGCTATATATTGGTTGGTTTGGGGTGTTGATGATTCCAGTGGTTTTAACCGGAGCTACGGTTTTTATCTTGGCGTTTATCGCCGCTCCTCCGGTGGACCTAGATGGCATTCGGGAGCCGGTTTCTGGTTCTCTGCTGTATGGGAATAACATCATTACGGCTACTGTTGTCCCCACTTCCGCCGCGATCGGCCTGCATTTCTACCCCCTGTGGGAGGCGGCTTCTTTGGATGAGTGGCTCTACAATGGCGGTCCCTACGAGCTGATTGTCCTCCACTTTTTAATCGGCATTTACGCTTATCTGGGCCGGGAGTGGGAACTCAGCTACCGCCTGGGAATGCGTCCTTGGATTGCCGTGGCTTTTTCCGCTCCTGTGGCGGCAGCTACAGCAGTGTTGCTCATCTATCCGATCGGGCAAGGCAGCTTTTCTGATGGGTTGATGCTGGGAATTTCTGGCACTTTCAACTTTATGATTGTGTTCCAAGCCGAGCATAACATTCTCATGCACCCATTCCATCAAATTGGTGTGGCTGGGGTGTTTGGCGGCGCCTTATTTGCCGCGATGCACGGCAGCTTGGTGACATCTTCTCTGGTGCGCGAAACCAACGAAAATGAATCCACTAACTCTGGTTACAAATTCGGGCAAGAAGAAGAAACCTACAACATCGTCGCCGCTCACGGTTATTTTGGCCGGTTGATTTTCCAATACGCCAGCTTCAACAATAGCCGCAGCTTGCATTTCTTCTTAGCCGCGTGGCCCGTGGTGGGGATTTGGTTCGCTTCCTTGGGTGTTTCCACGATGGCATTTAACCTCAATGGCTTCAACTTCAACCAGTCCATCTCAGACTCTCAAGGTCGCCCCATCAACACTTGGGCTGATGTGATCAACCGCGCTAATTTGGGGATTGAAGTAATCCACGAGCGCAACGCTCACAACTTCCCTCTGGATTTGGCGGCTCAACAGATACAGCCTGTGGCTTTAACCGCTCCGGCGATTCACGGCTAA
- a CDS encoding MBL fold metallo-hydrolase: MNKSWQITVLVENTATARGLLGEHGLAYFIEASGKRLLFDTGQGLTLLHNAKELGISWSNLDAIALSHGHYDHTGGLMAVLEIVPPIDLFLHPAALQFKYSPRGEIGSPIKDEATLTERGHRIIWTENPTEIFPGVHLTGPIPRRHPLEDTGGLFWQNPTRSQTDMLPDDQALFMETPAGLVVVLGCAHAGVINTLDYIAHLTGKQQFRAVIGGMHLLQARPDRLAATLAALTKYNVQLLGANHCTGMAALAFLWQSFAGECVSCSVGTRLDFTA, from the coding sequence ATGAATAAATCCTGGCAAATAACAGTTTTAGTGGAAAATACGGCCACGGCGAGAGGGCTGTTAGGAGAACATGGACTGGCTTATTTTATAGAAGCGTCTGGAAAGCGGCTGCTGTTCGATACGGGACAGGGTTTAACTTTGCTCCACAATGCCAAAGAGTTAGGGATTTCCTGGTCAAATCTAGACGCGATCGCCCTAAGTCACGGTCACTATGACCACACCGGCGGCTTAATGGCTGTACTAGAAATTGTGCCACCAATCGATTTATTTTTACATCCCGCCGCCTTGCAATTTAAGTACAGTCCCAGAGGCGAAATCGGCTCTCCCATCAAAGATGAAGCTACCCTCACGGAGCGTGGTCATAGAATTATATGGACAGAAAATCCAACCGAGATTTTCCCTGGAGTTCACCTCACCGGACCAATTCCCCGGCGTCATCCCTTGGAAGACACCGGCGGTTTATTTTGGCAAAACCCCACGAGAAGCCAAACCGATATGCTCCCAGATGACCAAGCATTGTTCATGGAAACTCCCGCCGGTTTAGTAGTAGTTTTGGGTTGCGCTCATGCGGGGGTTATCAATACCTTAGATTATATCGCCCACCTCACCGGTAAACAACAGTTTCGGGCGGTGATTGGAGGGATGCACTTGTTGCAAGCCAGACCCGATCGCCTCGCAGCCACCCTAGCCGCCTTAACCAAATATAATGTACAGCTTTTGGGCGCCAACCACTGCACCGGGATGGCCGCTCTAGCATTTCTTTGGCAAAGCTTTGCCGGAGAATGTGTGAGCTGCTCCGTCGGTACTCGTTTAGACTTTACTGCCTGA